One Obesumbacterium proteus DNA window includes the following coding sequences:
- a CDS encoding HAD family hydrolase yields MWKKQFAAVFLDMDGALLDSGNHAQQVWMQWAQQHGIDEALLGEQIHSQRVQEIVRRLAPHLDTLQEVNALEAALLQMTQRHQSQLQQGVSELLQALGETPWGVVTQSHRARAEAQLQQAGMQRPPLMVGAEQVSSGRPDPEPYLLAASFYGVDPRDCLVFESDEAGIKAAQAAGMTVIAITNRHQRHHLQRADVVISGWRSIILHPQRQGIVIEVVA; encoded by the coding sequence ATGTGGAAAAAACAATTTGCCGCCGTTTTTCTGGATATGGATGGCGCTCTTTTGGATTCAGGTAACCATGCTCAGCAGGTGTGGATGCAGTGGGCGCAGCAGCACGGCATTGATGAGGCATTGCTGGGAGAACAGATTCATAGCCAACGCGTGCAGGAAATCGTGCGCCGTTTAGCTCCTCACCTTGATACCCTGCAAGAGGTGAATGCGCTGGAGGCGGCGCTGTTGCAAATGACTCAGCGTCATCAAAGCCAATTGCAGCAAGGCGTTTCTGAGCTGCTACAGGCGCTAGGTGAAACGCCGTGGGGCGTGGTGACACAGTCCCATCGTGCACGTGCAGAAGCACAGTTGCAGCAGGCCGGTATGCAGCGTCCACCGCTGATGGTGGGGGCTGAGCAGGTGTCGAGCGGTCGGCCAGATCCTGAACCGTACCTACTCGCCGCCAGTTTTTACGGCGTAGATCCGCGTGATTGCCTGGTGTTTGAAAGCGATGAGGCTGGAATTAAAGCCGCACAAGCGGCCGGAATGACGGTTATTGCTATCACCAATCGCCATCAACGACATCATTTACAGCGTGCAGATGTGGTTATTAGCGGCTGGCGTAGTATTATTCTGCATCCCCAGCGTCAAGGAATAGTCATAGAGGTAGTTGCATGA
- the mog gene encoding molybdopterin adenylyltransferase: MNALRIGLVSISDRASSGVYQDKGIPALQEWLEQALTTEFTLETRLIPDEQVMIEQTLCELVDEMGCHLVLTTGGTGPARRDVTPDATLAVADREMPGFGEQMRQISLHYVPTAILSRQVGVIRKQALIINLPGQPKSIKETLEGVKDENGKPIVHGIFASVPYCIQLLDGPYVETDPRVIAAFRPKSARRETID; this comes from the coding sequence ATGAATGCATTGCGTATAGGTCTGGTCTCGATTTCCGATCGTGCTTCCAGCGGTGTTTATCAGGATAAAGGTATTCCAGCTTTACAAGAGTGGTTGGAGCAGGCGCTCACCACGGAGTTTACGCTGGAAACGCGGTTAATCCCCGATGAACAAGTCATGATCGAGCAGACTTTGTGCGAGCTGGTTGATGAAATGGGCTGTCACTTAGTGCTGACCACCGGTGGAACTGGCCCTGCTCGCCGCGATGTGACGCCGGATGCAACGTTAGCGGTCGCCGATCGCGAAATGCCGGGGTTTGGCGAACAGATGCGTCAAATCAGTTTGCACTATGTACCGACGGCGATTTTGTCGCGTCAGGTGGGCGTGATCCGCAAGCAGGCGTTGATCATCAATTTGCCGGGGCAGCCTAAGTCGATCAAAGAAACGCTGGAAGGCGTGAAGGATGAAAACGGTAAACCCATTGTGCATGGTATTTTCGCGAGCGTGCCTTATTGCATCCAGCTATTAGACGGTCCGTATGTGGAAACCGATCCGCGTGTAATAGCAGCTTTTCGCCCTAAAAGTGCGCGCCGCGAAACAATCGACTGA
- a CDS encoding MFS transporter — translation MEQNHNRRLNRQDYKTLTLAALGGALEFYDFIIFVFFAAVVSDLFFPVDMPEWLRQVQTFGIFAAGYLARPLGGIIMAHFGDKVGRKKMFSLSILLMALPTLAMGMLPTYQSIGIAAPLLLLLMRVLQGAAIGGEVPGAWVFVAEHVPRKRVGFACGTLTAGLTAGILLGSLVATLLNTVMSQDAILAGGWRIPFFLGGIFGLFAMYLRRWLQETPIFVEMQARKALAEEMPLKTVVKNHRTEVAISMLLTWLLSAGIVVVILMTPTYLQKQFGISPALALQANCLATIALTVGCVIAGRLIDRFGASKTFIVGSLFLAVCSWTFYHSVAAGVSAEHLFLGYALAGFSVGIVGAVPYVMVRAFPAEVRFSGISFSYNVAYAIFGGLTPIFVTLIMKVTPMAPAYYVLALSLVGLLLGLYLQRDLNSEAHAENKPLVPSGHQEHS, via the coding sequence ATGGAACAAAATCATAATCGCCGTTTAAATCGGCAGGACTACAAGACTTTGACGTTGGCAGCCTTGGGCGGCGCGTTAGAGTTCTACGACTTCATCATTTTCGTGTTCTTCGCGGCGGTTGTCAGCGATCTCTTCTTCCCAGTCGATATGCCCGAGTGGCTGCGTCAAGTGCAGACCTTCGGGATTTTTGCCGCCGGTTATCTGGCTCGCCCGCTTGGTGGGATCATCATGGCGCACTTTGGTGACAAAGTCGGGCGTAAAAAAATGTTCTCTCTCAGTATCTTGTTGATGGCATTGCCAACGCTGGCGATGGGGATGCTGCCGACTTATCAAAGTATTGGTATTGCCGCACCGCTGTTGCTGTTGCTGATGCGCGTGCTTCAGGGAGCAGCGATTGGTGGTGAAGTGCCGGGCGCTTGGGTATTTGTGGCCGAGCATGTGCCGCGTAAACGCGTTGGATTTGCCTGCGGCACCTTAACCGCCGGATTAACCGCCGGTATTTTGTTGGGATCGCTGGTGGCAACTCTGCTCAATACGGTGATGAGCCAAGACGCTATTCTGGCCGGTGGCTGGCGTATCCCGTTCTTCTTAGGTGGGATCTTTGGCCTGTTTGCGATGTATCTGCGCCGCTGGTTACAAGAAACGCCGATTTTTGTCGAAATGCAGGCGCGTAAAGCGTTGGCCGAAGAGATGCCGTTGAAAACGGTGGTGAAAAATCACCGCACCGAAGTGGCTATTTCAATGCTGCTCACGTGGCTGTTGTCGGCCGGTATTGTGGTGGTGATCCTGATGACGCCAACCTATTTGCAAAAACAATTTGGCATTTCACCGGCGCTGGCGTTGCAGGCTAACTGCTTAGCGACGATTGCATTGACGGTGGGCTGCGTGATTGCAGGGCGTTTAATCGATCGTTTTGGCGCCAGCAAAACCTTTATCGTTGGCAGCTTATTTTTAGCTGTGTGCAGCTGGACGTTTTACCACTCGGTAGCCGCTGGCGTCAGCGCTGAGCACTTATTCCTGGGCTATGCGTTGGCGGGATTCAGTGTGGGTATCGTGGGCGCGGTGCCTTATGTCATGGTCAGAGCGTTTCCTGCCGAGGTGCGTTTTAGCGGAATTTCATTCTCCTATAACGTGGCCTACGCCATCTTCGGGGGATTAACGCCGATTTTTGTTACGCTAATCATGAAAGTGACGCCGATGGCTCCGGCATATTATGTGTTGGCGCTGTCACTGGTTGGATTGTTGCTGGGGCTCTATTTACAGCGTGATTTAAACAGCGAGGCTCATGCCGAAAATAAGCCGTTAGTGCCATCGGGGCACCAAGAACACAGCTAA
- a CDS encoding transcriptional regulator NanR, producing MSTSDDRPFEKPEAIGHAMRRRPVPRKKLSDVVEEELEQMIRRREFAEGEQLPSERELMAFFNVGRPSVREALAALKRKGLVQINNGERARVCRPSADTIISELSGMAKDFLTKPGGIAHFEQLRLFFESSLVRYAAEFATDEQIARLGKALEMNSQSLDDNDLFIRSDIEFHRELAEIPGNPIFMVIHVALLDWLIAARPTVSLAELHAHNNISYQQHIEIYQAICKRDPDAADKALKSHLNSVFAAYYPAKK from the coding sequence ATGAGCACATCAGACGATCGTCCTTTTGAAAAACCTGAAGCTATCGGGCATGCAATGCGCCGACGCCCAGTGCCTCGTAAAAAGCTGTCGGATGTGGTGGAAGAAGAGTTGGAGCAAATGATCCGTCGGCGTGAATTTGCCGAAGGTGAGCAGTTGCCTTCAGAGCGTGAACTGATGGCCTTTTTTAATGTGGGTCGTCCTTCCGTGCGAGAGGCGCTAGCTGCGCTAAAGCGCAAAGGGCTGGTGCAAATTAATAACGGCGAACGCGCCCGCGTTTGTCGTCCATCCGCAGATACCATCATTTCTGAACTTTCAGGCATGGCGAAAGACTTTCTCACCAAGCCTGGCGGTATCGCTCATTTTGAGCAGCTGCGTTTGTTCTTTGAGTCCAGCTTAGTGCGCTATGCCGCTGAATTTGCGACCGATGAGCAGATTGCGCGCTTGGGCAAGGCGCTGGAAATGAACAGCCAGTCGCTGGACGATAACGATCTATTTATTCGATCCGATATCGAGTTTCATCGTGAGCTGGCTGAGATCCCCGGCAATCCGATCTTCATGGTTATTCACGTAGCGCTGCTAGATTGGCTGATTGCCGCACGCCCAACGGTGTCGCTGGCTGAACTGCATGCCCACAACAATATTAGCTATCAGCAGCATATCGAAATCTATCAGGCGATCTGCAAGCGAGATCCCGACGCTGCGGATA